A single window of Actinomycetota bacterium DNA harbors:
- a CDS encoding metallophosphoesterase encodes MIRIAAVADIHFGTDAVGTLRPHLERLPEVADALLIGGDLTRVGHPDEAAALCRELDGVGVPVVAVLGNHDYESERVEELWRTLEDGGIQMLDGESTVIEVGGRTLG; translated from the coding sequence TTGATCCGCATAGCCGCGGTCGCGGATATCCATTTCGGCACCGACGCGGTCGGGACGCTGCGTCCCCACCTCGAACGTCTGCCGGAGGTGGCCGACGCGCTGCTGATCGGGGGCGATCTGACGAGGGTCGGCCACCCCGACGAGGCGGCGGCCCTCTGCCGAGAGCTGGACGGGGTCGGGGTCCCCGTCGTCGCCGTCCTCGGCAACCACGACTACGAGTCGGAGCGTGTCGAGGAGCTGTGGCGGACGCTCGAGGACGGCGGGATCCAGATGCTCGACGGGGAGAGCACCGTCATAGAGGTCGGGGGGCGCACCCTGGGGA
- a CDS encoding BON domain-containing protein, producing MTPEPDDYVIERVREALAHDPVLAELDVTVSIRAGKVFLSGTVATAERHVRIGQIAEQASGGMPVCNETKVSTLEENPEPERLT from the coding sequence ATGACGCCGGAGCCGGACGACTACGTGATCGAGCGTGTCCGGGAGGCGCTCGCCCACGACCCGGTGCTCGCCGAGCTGGACGTGACCGTCAGCATCCGAGCCGGGAAGGTGTTCCTGAGCGGGACCGTCGCCACCGCGGAGCGTCACGTGCGCATCGGCCAGATAGCCGAGCAGGCGTCCGGTGGCATGCCGGTGTGCAACGAGACGAAGGTGTCGACCCTGGAGGAGAACCCGGAGCCGGAGCGATTGACTTGA
- a CDS encoding nucleotidyltransferase, which produces MSDQAETLVPNTPTPFDKADVSDEEFLRLFAAAVDLLEDSGIDYVLMGGLASSCMGRPRWTHDIDFLVKPDDADRTLELFEAAGYQTQKTNPMWLYKAIKDRVVIDIIFKSRGDLYMDDEMIERAQRRDILGVEAQVVPPEDLIVIKAAVHDEERPRHWHDAIGLLIREDLDWEYLVRRARHATRRVLALLLYATSNDIAIPERVIRELFAVAYPQEAT; this is translated from the coding sequence TTGTCCGACCAAGCTGAGACCCTGGTTCCGAACACGCCGACACCGTTCGACAAGGCGGACGTCAGCGACGAGGAGTTCCTACGGCTGTTCGCGGCCGCGGTCGACCTGCTCGAGGACTCCGGCATCGACTACGTCCTGATGGGCGGCCTAGCCTCTTCCTGCATGGGCCGCCCGCGCTGGACCCACGACATCGACTTCCTCGTGAAGCCCGACGATGCCGACCGCACCCTGGAGCTCTTCGAGGCGGCCGGGTACCAGACGCAGAAGACGAACCCGATGTGGCTGTACAAGGCGATCAAGGACCGCGTCGTGATCGACATCATCTTCAAGTCGCGCGGCGACCTGTACATGGACGACGAGATGATCGAACGCGCCCAGCGCCGCGACATCCTGGGCGTCGAGGCCCAGGTGGTCCCGCCCGAGGACCTGATCGTGATCAAGGCGGCCGTCCACGACGAGGAGCGTCCGCGCCACTGGCACGATGCGATCGGGCTGCTCATCCGTGAGGACCTCGACTGGGAGTACCTCGTCCGTCGTGCCCGTCACGCGACGCGGCGGGTCCTGGCCCTGCTCCTGTACGCGACGTCGAACGACATCGCCATCCCGGAGCGGGTGATCAGGGAGCTGTTCGCGGTCGCGTACCCGCAGGAGGCGACATGA